A part of Dermacentor variabilis isolate Ectoservices chromosome 10, ASM5094787v1, whole genome shotgun sequence genomic DNA contains:
- the Srr gene encoding serine racemase, with the protein MEDGSPRPAASDRLPTVGHSRPLHVRTPLLESLPLSEIYGQRVYLKMDNVQPSGSFKIRGMGALCQDAKRKGASKVVIASGGNAGMAVAYGARQLGMESVVVIPHNVPRRMVDKLRLEGARVEVQGNCWDDADERAKEIVAAQGGYYCHPFDHPLIWAGNATMVPEMKEDLVDQVPAAVVASVGGGGLVCGLSDGMEAAGWAQVPIIAVETRGADSFRASLRAGNQVTLPRITSIAAALGVRKVCTRILELYRTRSIFSMVLSDRLAVDACNRFADDHRALVEPACGASLAAVYAARVTQMRSQKRLDPARPLVVVVCGGSAASRQQLEEWTKSVATGAASPLDRDHSGID; encoded by the coding sequence ATGGAGGACGGCTCCCCACGGCCCGCTGCCAGCGACAGGCTGCCGACGGTTGGGCACTCCCGGCCGCTGCACGTCCGCACGCCGTTACTGGAGAGCCTGCCGCTTTCAGAGATCTACGGGCAGCGGGTTTACCTCAAGATGGACAACGTCCAGCCGTCGGGATCCTTCAAAATCAGGGGAATGGGCGCCCTGTGCCAGGACGCTAAGCGCAAAGGTGCCTCCAAAGTGGTCATAGCTTCTGGCGGCAATGCTGGCATGGCGGTGGCGTACGGTGCGCGCCAGCTGGGAATGGAGTCCGTGGTAGTCATCCCTCACAACGTGCCACGTCGCATGGTCGACAAGCTGCGGCTTGAAGGGGCTCGCGTCGAGGTGCAAGGCAACTGCTGGGACGATGCCGACGAACGAGCCAAGGAGATCGTCGCCGCCCAAGGCGGGTATTACTGCCACCCTTTCGACCATCCGCTGATATGGGCGGGCAACGCTACCATGGTGCCGGAGATGAAGGAGGACCTGGTCGACCAGGTGCCCGCCGCCGTTGTGGCCTCGGTCGGTGGCGGCGGACTGGTGTGCGGCCTCTCGGACGGCATGGAAGCTGCCGGCTGGGCGCAGGTGCCCATCATTGCCGTCGAAACGCGAGGCGCCGACTCCTTCCGGGCCTCACTGCGCGCAGGCAACCAGGTCACGCTGCCCAGGATCACCAGCATCGCAGCGGCGTTGGGTGTGCGCAAGGTGTGCACCAGGATCCTGGAGCTGTACCGGACGCGCAGCATCTTCTCCATGGTGCTCTCCGACCGGCTCGCTGTCGACGCGTGCAACCGGTTCGCCGACGACCACCGCGCCCTCGTGGAGCCCGCGTGCGGCGCTTCGTTGGCCGCCGTGTACGCAGCGCGGGTCACCCAGATGCGCAGTCAGAAGAGGCTCGACCCGGCGAGGCCTCTGGTGGTCGTCGTGTGCGGAGGAAGTGCTGCCTCCCGGCAGCAGCTGGAGGAGTGGACCAAGTCGGTCGCCACCGGGGCAGCCAGTCCCCTCGACCGAGACCACTCGGGCATCGACTGA